The following are from one region of the Juglans regia cultivar Chandler chromosome 10, Walnut 2.0, whole genome shotgun sequence genome:
- the LOC109009958 gene encoding ankyrin repeat-containing protein BDA1-like isoform X1, with amino-acid sequence MKGRDMEKKFSEAAMEGNVSTLKELLLEDPLILDRTIVSCVSETPLHVTSMLGHLALTKELLSLKPELASELDSHGSSPLHLASAKGHLEIVKELLLVDPEACLVRNQDGRTPLHLAALKGRVMVVSEMVRVKSESTLVLTDRGETVLHLCVGNHNRLESLRVLFEAVGKEIDLVNWKDCDGNTILHIAVAKKHIETIKFLLAHTGVDVNALNKNNSTALDILIGSPRDLRDMEIEELLQGAGALTAKDIPSIVQDWAPTKVPQITRSLTSPLLSKRSSETKKPVAKQRDSDWLGRKRSALMVVASLIATVAFQAGITPPGGVWQDDLKVDDNGNPVEKPHSAGTSVMAYTDSFQYGQFMIFNTIAFLASLSIILLLVSGLPIKRRRWVWIQMVILWVAVTAQVVTYFIALRYMSPELVQAQIMLRKVTEISVLTWLTLMAVVFIGNILRMNLWILRKYGYLKEKEAVPQAATDDENEEV; translated from the exons ATGAAAGGGAGAGATATGGAGAAAAAGTTTTCAGAGGCAGCAATGGAAGGAAACGTCTCGACCCTTAAAGAATTGCTCTTAGAAGACCCTCTAATTCTCGACAGAACCATCGTTTCTTGCGTATCAGAGACTCCCCTTCACGTAACTTCCATGCTGGGCCACTTGGCTCTGACCAAGGAGTTGCTGAGTTTGAAGCCCGAGTTGGCCTCCGAGTTGGACTCGCACGGATCTTCGCCGCTTCATCTGGCGTCGGCGAAAGGGCACTTGGAGATAGTCAAAGAGCTGCTGTTGGTGGATCCCGAGGCTTGCTTGGTGAGGAACCAGGACGGGAGGACGCCACTCCACCTGGCGGCGCTTAAGGGGCGAGTTATGGTGGTGAGTGAGATGGTCCGAGTCAAATCTGAATCGACTCTTGTGCTTACGGACCGAGGTGAGACGGTGCTGCACCTGTGCGTGGGGAATCATAATAGGTTGGAGAGTTTGAGAGTGTTGTTTGAGGCTGTTGGGAAAGAGATTGATTTGGTGAATTGGAAGGACTGCGATGGGAATACTATTTTGCACATTGCTGTGGCCAAAAAGCATATTGAG ACCATAAAATTCTTGCTTGCTCATACTGGTGTGGATGTAAACGCATTGAATAAAAATAACTCTACGGCATTAGACATTCTGATTGGGAGTCCCAGAGATTTGAGGGATATGGAGATTGAGGAGTTGCTTCAAGGTGCTGGTGCTTTAACTGCAAAAGATATACCTTCTATTGTGCAAGACTGGGCTCCAACAAAAGTTCCTCAGATAACAAGATCTCTAACCTCACCACTATTGTCAAAAAGGAGTAGTGAGACAAAGAAGCCAGTAGCCAAACAGAGAGATTCTGATTGGCTAGGTAGGAAGCGAAGTGCATTGATGGTGGTGGCATCTCTGATTGCAACTGTAGCTTTTCAAGCTGGAATAACCCCACCAGGAGGAGTTTGGCAAGATGACCTTAAAGTGGATGATAATGGGAACCCTGTAGAGAAACCTCACTCTGCTGGAACATCAGTCATGGCATATACAGACTCATTTCAGTATGGCCAGTTCATGATTTTCAACACAATTGCTTTCCTCGCATCTCTAAGCATAATTCTTCTACTTGTCAGTGGATTACCAATAAAGCGTCGGAGATGGGTGTGGATTCAAATGGTAATATTGTGGGTAGCAGTTACTGCCCAAGTAGTAACTTACTTTATTGCCCTACGTTACATGTCACCAGAACTTGTTCAAGCGCAAATTATGCTACGTAAGGTGACTGAGATTTCAGTCCTAACATGGTTGACATTAATGGCTGTTGTTTTTATAGGCAATATCCTTCGTATGAATTTATGGATTCTCAGGAAGTATGGATATCTCAAGGAAAAAGAGGCAGTGCCTCAAGCTGCAACTGATGATGAGAATGAAGAAGTTTGA
- the LOC109009958 gene encoding ankyrin repeat-containing protein BDA1-like isoform X2, whose protein sequence is MKGRDMEKKFSEAAMEGNVSTLKELLLEDPLILDRTIVSCVSETPLHVTSMLGHLALTKELLSLKPELASELDSHGSSPLHLASAKGHLEIVKELLLVDPEACLVRNQDGRTPLHLAALKGRVMVVSEMVRVKSESTLVLTDRGETVLHLCVGNHNRLESLRVLFEAVGKEIDLVNWKDCDGNTILHIAVAKKHIETIKFLLAHTGVDVNALNKNNSTALDILIGSPRDLRDMEIEELLQGAGALTAKDIPSIVQDWAPTKVPQITRSLTSPLLSKRSSETKKPVAKQRDSDWLGRKRSALMVVASLIATVAFQAGITPPGGVWQDDLKVDDNGNPVEKPHSAGTSVMAYTDSFQYGQFMIFNTIAFLASLSIILLLVSGLPIKRRRWVWIQMAISFV, encoded by the exons ATGAAAGGGAGAGATATGGAGAAAAAGTTTTCAGAGGCAGCAATGGAAGGAAACGTCTCGACCCTTAAAGAATTGCTCTTAGAAGACCCTCTAATTCTCGACAGAACCATCGTTTCTTGCGTATCAGAGACTCCCCTTCACGTAACTTCCATGCTGGGCCACTTGGCTCTGACCAAGGAGTTGCTGAGTTTGAAGCCCGAGTTGGCCTCCGAGTTGGACTCGCACGGATCTTCGCCGCTTCATCTGGCGTCGGCGAAAGGGCACTTGGAGATAGTCAAAGAGCTGCTGTTGGTGGATCCCGAGGCTTGCTTGGTGAGGAACCAGGACGGGAGGACGCCACTCCACCTGGCGGCGCTTAAGGGGCGAGTTATGGTGGTGAGTGAGATGGTCCGAGTCAAATCTGAATCGACTCTTGTGCTTACGGACCGAGGTGAGACGGTGCTGCACCTGTGCGTGGGGAATCATAATAGGTTGGAGAGTTTGAGAGTGTTGTTTGAGGCTGTTGGGAAAGAGATTGATTTGGTGAATTGGAAGGACTGCGATGGGAATACTATTTTGCACATTGCTGTGGCCAAAAAGCATATTGAG ACCATAAAATTCTTGCTTGCTCATACTGGTGTGGATGTAAACGCATTGAATAAAAATAACTCTACGGCATTAGACATTCTGATTGGGAGTCCCAGAGATTTGAGGGATATGGAGATTGAGGAGTTGCTTCAAGGTGCTGGTGCTTTAACTGCAAAAGATATACCTTCTATTGTGCAAGACTGGGCTCCAACAAAAGTTCCTCAGATAACAAGATCTCTAACCTCACCACTATTGTCAAAAAGGAGTAGTGAGACAAAGAAGCCAGTAGCCAAACAGAGAGATTCTGATTGGCTAGGTAGGAAGCGAAGTGCATTGATGGTGGTGGCATCTCTGATTGCAACTGTAGCTTTTCAAGCTGGAATAACCCCACCAGGAGGAGTTTGGCAAGATGACCTTAAAGTGGATGATAATGGGAACCCTGTAGAGAAACCTCACTCTGCTGGAACATCAGTCATGGCATATACAGACTCATTTCAGTATGGCCAGTTCATGATTTTCAACACAATTGCTTTCCTCGCATCTCTAAGCATAATTCTTCTACTTGTCAGTGGATTACCAATAAAGCGTCGGAGATGGGTGTGGATTCAAATG GCAATATCCTTCGTATGA